Sequence from the Podarcis raffonei isolate rPodRaf1 chromosome 16, rPodRaf1.pri, whole genome shotgun sequence genome:
aacagcttataagaagtaaataaggaggccagatataggatgaaggaagtcttttatttggttgtttgtattgttgtatgttatgcttattgtatgttatgctcacgtttaatgagggtggatttctgtattgggggggttatgttatgttgtaaataaaatttccaataaaaataaaaaaggtaaaagagcATTTTGCCAACGTTTTCCATGCCACTGCTCAGGATGCAAATTCTGCAAGGTATCCCAGTTCTGAGCTACCTGTTTAAGTTTGAGATCTAATTCTCCAAGAACATATCTAACACAACCAAGGTTAGAGAGATCAGGGCTTTTGCTGAGGAAAAGGATTTCAACAGAGCTAAAGGGTAACGCCCTCTGCCTTCTCCATCTTTCAGAACCCTTCTGATCCTGAGACAGTTGAGATGACCTTCCAGCTGCTGGACATCAATGGGGACGGCTTGGTGGACTTCAACGAGTACCTGCTGCTCATCTTCAGAGTGGCCAAGGCCTGCTACAGCCACCTGCAGCCCAGAGAATGCCTCCTTCAGCAGGGAGAAGCCCGTAGAGCCTTACGTGAAAGGGAAACTCGAGGAGAAGGACGAGACGACCACCATCTAAGGGAGGATGAAAGGGAAGGAAGCTATGATCGCGAGAGGCGGGACTCTGACCGCCCACGACTTCGTCAGCTGGAAGCTGCAACTAGAGACGAGGGGAGAAGAGATTCCTTTCCACGGGAGGCTGTTGCCCGAGGAGTTGAGAGGAGCCGTCATGCTCGTGATCTGGAGTTGAGGGATGATCGTGGAAGGGACCGTCCATCCCGTGAGCCTCAGGATTCAGAAAATGAGCATGAGGACTGGCCACGTAAGTCCGAAGAGCAGGCAGATGTGGGGACTCGTCAGCAGCCTCTTGGAGATGAGCCACGTAGGAGTGACGCTGGCCGTCGTCAACTAAGACATAGAGAACCAGAGATGGAAGAGGACCATCAGCGCCAATCGCAGGAGCGTGTCCAGAGAGAAGATGGTGAAAGACGTCCTCTGCTACGTGATCCTCGGCTACGGGAAGGGGGCGAAAGTGAGCGATATTCCCAAGACGCCACACAAAGAGACGAAGATGAGAGGCGACATCAAGCACGAGAGACTGAGCGTcaactggaggaggaagaggacctgAGAAGGCCACATGTGTCTGGACCACGGATAGATGAAGAAAGCCACAACCGTCGACGTGCAGTACAGGAAATCAGATCTGATTATGGAAGATCTCGCCCATCCCGTGAACCCCGCGAACGGGAAGATGGAAGGAGGGAGGATTACGTACGTGAAGCTGAGCGGAGGTCTAGCAGACGTGACCAGCGTGTATCTGATGCGCGCAGGGATCAAAGATCTGACCGTGAACCAGTAGATTGTGATGATGAACGCCACTCATTTCCTAGAGAGGGCGAGAGGAGATCTAGGTCCCGTGATGCAGAACAAGAGCAGAGAAGGTCTCAGATGCCTGAGGAAGAATATAGAGAGAGACCCAGGTCTAGTGATCCTGACTACAGAGTGGATGAGCAGAGAAGACAGCGTCAATACACAGCCCAGTCTAGAGAAGCTGAGCTCCATGAGCCTGATGTAAGAGAATCTGAACGGAGGAGGCGCCAGCCTGTGGATCAAGACGAGTGGAACAGACCTTATCCACGGGAGTCAACCACCAGAGCAGAGCTGGAAGACCAGCGAGGGTCTCATGATCCAGAACGCAGAGAGCGTCAGTGGAGTGGTCTCCATCCCTACGAACGTAAACCTACAGACGGTGAGAGGAGAAGGCCCCAATCTCGTGAGTCAGAGCTCAGAGAGGGTGACCGGAGAAGGTCCCAAAGACGTGCACAAATTCCAGAAGATGGCAGGAGACGGGAGCAGTGCCATCAGGATGAGGCCCAAGAGGAGGagaatctgaggaggaggagaccccTGTCTGGTGACCTTGAACCTCGTGACTATGAATCCTGCAGGCCCCAAAGACGTGAGCGAGAACCAAGAGGTGATGGTCAGAGGCGGCAGCAGTATTATGACCCTGAGCCTTTGGACAGAGATGTTGAGAGGAGGATGCCTGAAGCCCCAGAATCTGCTCGACGAGAGGGTAGACGAGGAAGGCAGCAGTATTCTGACCCTGATACCCAAGAAAGAGGGAGCAGGAGAAGGCCACAGTCACGTTATTCTGAGTCCCGGGAAGATGAGAGAAGGAGACCTGAGGAGGCTGACTTCAGTGATGATGAGAGGGAGAGGCCCCAGGCAAGAGAGTCCCTTTCTAGACCAAGAGAAGACGACAGGTGTTATCCATCAGTAGGCAGCCGTAGGGAGTGCGATCGGGGCAGGCGACAGGAATACAGTGGCCAGAGGCGCACTGTTGACCAAAGTGATGATGAACAGGAGAGGCGGGCCCCATTGCGTGACACTGATGCTGCAGATGATGAGCAACGGCAATCCCAGTCACGTGATATTGATACAAGAGACAATCAGCAGCAGAGAAGAACCCAGTCTCGTGACACTAATGGCCAGAGGCGCAGCCAGAGGCGCACTGTTGACCAAAGTGACAATGAACAGGAGAGGCGGGTCCCATTGAGAGACATTGATGCTGAAGATGCTGAACAAAGGCGACCCCAGTCACGTGATACTGAGCCAAGAGACAGTGAGCAGTGGAGGAGGACCCAGTCACGTGACACTGATGGCCAGAGGCGAAGCCAGAGGTGCACTGTTGACCAAAGTCGTGATGAACAGGAGAGGCGGGCCCCATTGCGTGACACTGATGCTGAagatgctgagcaaaggcgatCCCAGTCATGTGATATTGAGCCAAGAAACAGTGAGCAGCGGAGGAGGACCCAGTCACGTGACACTGATGGCCAGAGGCGCAATGTTGACCAAAGTTATGATGAACAGGAGAGGCGGGCCCCATTGAGAGACATTGATGCTGAagatgctgagcaaaggcgatCCCAGTCACGTGATACTGAGCCAAGAGACAGTGAGCAGCGGAGAAGAACCCAGTCACGTGACACTGATGGCCAGAGGCGCACTGTTGACCAAAGTCGGGATGAACAGGAGAGGCAGACCCCATTGCATGACATTGATGCTGAagatgctgagcaaaggcgatCCCAGTCACGTGATACTGAGCCAAGAGACAGTGAGCAGCGGAGAAGAACCCAGTCACGTGACACTGATGGCCAGAGGCGCACTGTTGACCAAAGTCGGGATGAACAGGAGAGGCAGACCCCATTGCGTGACATTGATGCTGAagatgctgagcaaaggcgatCCCAGTCACGTGATACTGAGCCAAGAGACAGTGAGCAGCGCAGAAGAACCCAGTCACATGACACTGATGCAAGGGACAGTGGTCAGAGGCAAGCGCTGACACGTGATACTAACCAAAGAGATAGTGAACAGCAGCGGAGAGCCCTATCCAGGCACACTGGTGTTAGAGGGAGTAACGAGGAGCAAACCCAGACTCATGAGGTTGACCCAAGACGTGGCGACCAGCGAACCCAAACCCAGTCACATGACACTGAACTAAGAGACAGCCAACAGAGGAGAACCCAGTCACACTACAGCGATGCAACAGATGGTGAGCAGAGAAAAACCCAATCAGGGGACCCAAGGTGTGATGGACAGCAAAGAAGAGCACCATCACAGGACACTGATGCTACAGATGTTGACCGGCGGCAAACCCAGGCCCGTGGCACTGACCCAAGAGAAGGTGAACAGCAAAGGAGACCCCAATCGCGTGACGCTGAACCAGCAGATGTTGACCAGAAGCAGACACCGACACGTGATGCTGACCCCAGAAATGATGAGCAGCGGCGTCGAGTCGTGTCACGGGACACTGAACAAAGCGATGGAGAGCAAAGGCAGACTCAGTTGCACAGTGTGAATGCCAGGATTGCTGCCGCAAGGGACGGCAGGCAGCAAAGACAAGCCGAGTCACGTGACACCGAGCAGGGGGCATCCCGAGAAGAGCCCCGTGATTCTGAACCCAAGGACAATGTTCAAAGGAGGCAAGTTGTGCCAGAAACCCAAGTGGCTCAGCCAAGCAGTGCCCGACAAGCTAAGCCTCTAGCGCAAGACGTTGAGGGGAGCAGAGCACCCCCACGTGAGGTTGCACCCAGTGTTGACATGGCCAGGAGGCCACGACCACGAGAGCAGGAAGCTGCAGAGAGGGTGGTGGGAAGGCAGGGGCCAGCTGAGTCTGGAGAAGCTCAACCAAGACCAAGTGAACGGGAGAGAGCCCAGTCACGTGAGCCTCAGAGGAGCGATGGGGAGCAGGGCAGAGCTCACCCACGTGGGCCTGATCCAAGGCAGTCCACAAGAGGCCTGTGTGGCCTGGAAAGGGCTGAGAGAAGCCAGCCACGTCAGCCGGGGGCCCAGGAAGGAGACTCAAGGAGGCAACAGACTCAAGACCCTGGATCCACTGATGGCAAGACCTCCCAGCCTCGTGAACCACAGGCCGCAGACCGTCAGCGAGGAAGACCCAACACGGAACCCAGAGCTGAAGGCAAATCTGAAGGGAGAGAAGGGGTTCAGGAACAACAGTCTAGGGCGGCCGAACAACGGCAAAACCCAGTTCAGGGTGTATCCTGCAAAGAAGAAAGTGGCTGCCCTGGGTCGATGGAACGGCAGTCCGAGGAGGGTGACCGAAGCAGCCCACAGGCCCGAGAAGCCCAACCGCCGTTGGAGGAGGTTGGAGAGCCTGGCGCAGAAAGACCACCAGGTGGCGCCGTGAGCAAGACCAACCCTGAATCCAGCTCCCAGGAGAAGCCGGGTTTTCTGTGTGGCGACAAAGTGCCGCTGGTTTGCAACCCGCTCTATCAATATCTCCTGGCCCAGAAGAAGCAAGAGCAGCCATAGGCAACCCAGGAAAGATTCGGGCTGAGACCACCACCTCCTCTGCCATCTGTCCATCCACGGTGTGCAATCGAAATCAGGGGTGGGTGacatttgtggccctccagatgttgttggactctatcagccccagctggcatggccaatgaacAGTCTGGTGGGACTTGGGGCCCAGCaagatctgaagggccacaggtgtcCCCCAAACCCTGCTTTGGGTTGTCTATGATTCTCCTGGGTTCTCATCCACTCTTCTAATCAGCCCTACGTCAGTggtcccaaccaatcagggagAGCACACCACTGATGTGTCCCTGGCCTCTTAGATGACAGCCATTATTTTAGATGACCTGTTTCCCTCAGTGGGTCTTCTTCTAATCAGTTCTAATCAGCTCTAAATCAGCCCTTTGCTTCACATAATTGGTATTTATGCTAGCACGCTACCATATATATGTACGCTGAGCATCCCTACTCGAAAAGCATAGTGGTTCATGGCTTACACTTCTCTCTCACAGGACAATCTTACTCGTGTTTACTCTGACGTAAGCCCTGCTACATTCAACAGAGCCAACTCAGATTATGTATGCTTTGAAAGATCAGGATGGACTGGGTTCTGGCATAAACAAATGTTCTAAATTAAGGACCTAGACTACCTATAATTGGGACTGTGCTGAGTTTTTGCCCGCAAAAACCTAAGGACAAAAAGAGGGGTTTTCAAGGGGCAGGAGGAAAGgaagacacacaaacaccccttctTTATCTTTGTTTGGTGAGATCTTTGTCCTTGGTCACATCTGTTTCTGTTGATAATCTGCTGCCTCGGTGCcatttaagtttttaaaaatggcgTTCCTCCTGAGGTGATCCCAGTCAGCCAGGGGTCACGCAGGCACCCACACGCATCATTCATGTGGTCAAACAAGGGCCACGTCAGTACCCCACATGCATCATTCCCAAAATTGTCCCGGCCAATCAGAGACCACGCAGGCACCCACACGCACCATTCTTAAGGCGAtcctagccaatcagggatcatgtAAGCACAACAGAATTTTGCTTTTCTCCTTCAGAGCTAACACTTGTACTCCTCTGCGGATTTGCGAAAATCGAATAATCGCTCAATAATCACGACTAAAACATTTACGATTAATCTGCTAACGTTGATTGAATCGGGGGGCAGCCCGActcttttcctgcttctgccaAGGGGATAATGATTGTGGTTTCAGAGGGATTGTAATTAAATGGCTCTGCCTATTAAATTCTGCCCCCTTCAGATGCAACACCTTTCCATCGGCAGCTGGTTGAAGAACAGAACCCTTGTCTCTGACCTCCTTTGCAAGGGGGTTGAGTTGGATTGCTATAGGGGCATGAAGGCAAGGCCCTCCAGTGCTTGCAGCTATAGATCTTCTGTATTATGTCATGGTACTCAATAAATGGCTCTAGAATGAAAGCATTGGCTCCTGTTTCAACCTCTTTTTTTCAACttaaatgatcaagggggtgcaGCAACTCCTctttgtgctgggcccgggggtaacccaagtaacgtggtccaggtctggtcccaaaTCGAAGggttccacgaggagtcagtccgacagagcaaagggaggaaaccaggcaaggacaggtacaggatctcaggcaggttctagcatacagcaatgttgctcccgcaacctggggcaaggtctgacagccttttatctttgtctgggtaacggctggtcctgatcccccggcgactcacctccctgtctcgcccgaaggcaagcactcctcctgcgagaactcaggtctctccttctctcagacctcagtctctgcagcttgggagacgtcggtgggttactagacccagaggccgcctcagcctcccctgacccaacagGTAGTAGAgtagctgtaagtgatggcccagctggaggcaacgagggaatccccacatctggagccagggcaggctcaggccccggactcggcccagctggtgcttgttgcaggggaacctgtgcagactgggactcttcaggatcaggccccagacttggttcagatgatgcctgaggcagagtatctggtgcggactgagactcctctggctctgagtccgagtcccaggccatcacactctttgaggaaaggttgcaacacttcagactttttagtttagagaaaaggcaagtaggaGGAGATATTGCAGaagctttttgtaaaaaaacacacgATGCAccgcatggagaaagtggacagagaaatgttTCTCTCCTGCTAGAACTTGTGggaatccagtgaagctgaaagtTGGGAGATCCAGGGCAGATCCAAGAAAGTCCTTCTTTGTGTTAAACTAAGGAACTCGCTGCCTCAGGAAGCTGTGAATGCCACCAACCTGGCTGGCTTTAGAAGAGgccatcttgcccaaggcaaggTGCTTCTttcaaaatgagattcagaagcgaTACAGAAGACACAAATGAGCGAGaagattaaatattttattctaaaacagcaagcaatgtatagtggtaccttggttttcgttaacgaacatttcggttttcgaacgccgtaacccggaagtaaatgcttctgtttttgaacgcgcctcagaagtcggAACAGTTTCCACTGAGTGTATATGTGtttttttctcaattttctctattaaatttgcagaccgccctttgtgcctcagttttcaaacattttggagctCAAAAGGTCTtatggaacggattatgttcaagaacccaaggtaccactctatacataccaagcaagcactgttgtaaacaaaatcaatctgccctttttcccttatggggtacccaagagcccatatagagtccttacataagttccctattggtaggagaaaataacagaggccaaccagagaatattgagaagcaaagcagctagtaagcctgatctttattgatctgttgcaacagggtcctcactcaccacatgcaggagggaggaggaacccagaacaaaagtgtgcctgcccttatacagttgtacattgggttaagtacttaattcgttctggaggtctgttcttaacctgaaactgttcttaacctgaaacaccactttagctaatggggcctcccgctgccgctggagcacgatttctgttctcatcctgaagcaaagttcttaacctgaagcactatttctgggttagcggagtctgtaacctgaagcgtatgtaacatgaagcgtatgtaacccgaggtaccactgtatagacattttaaattgctcgccctggagtccaagaccacccccagaaacatcatagatacatcacagaaggggtgcaaCTCAAGACCATACCTGgtgctgctgggagctggagtccaggaacatTGTTGAGCTATAATTGCCACCTTCCCTGACTttgggccatgttggctggggaatGATGGGAATTTGGAGCAAAATGTTGGCCTGTTCttatgtgtgtgtggagaggatTTTCAAAAGTGCTCTTTATTTAATCAACCCCATTGACAAAttgcttcacataaaatatcCTGAAGTGATTTcactatatatatagagagagcagCTATACTTTAAATCAACAGTAAAAACAATTGCACAATTTCATCCATAGAAGCAATTataacatatattttttaaatcacacaCAATAACAATGGAAAACACTTTCATCTGTAAAGGTATCATCGTACGCAAGGACAATTTCAAATCCAGTGCAAAAATGGTCAGGAAATGAGGAAATCCATCTGCTTTGCTTCTAAATAGGGAAAAGGAGGTCTTCAAATTGGTGCCAGAGAGCGGGTAGAGATGGCTCTTCTCGACCACCAGGTGGAGTCAGAGAGTCAACAATCTGACAGCTGCTTAATTGCCTCTGGGAAGGCGATGATTAATCGCATGAGTCACTGGAAAGTTTGTACAGGGATTTTGTGAAGTTTATtgattttccccccttctttcttgttggaacttGCCCCCATGGAacagagaatttaaaaaaaacacacacacaagagaacAGCCTAGCACACACACAATTGCACACTCCTGGGTGTGTAGCTTGacttcttcttccaccatctcactGGCGTTGATCTGAAACCAAGCCATTGTTTTCTCCCCGTCGCCAGGCACTCCCTCGTTTTTCCCCACGATATTTTTGGAATCTGCCCAGGTATCCCAGGTGCAGAgacttgttttccttttgttttgttttcctgtaggAACACAGGATGCTGAATTACTGGTCCATCTCGGCCTACGCTGCCcagactctgactggcagctccacggggtttcaggcagagccTCACCCAACTCTGCTAGAGGACCTCTTTAATGGTTGAGTCTGGGACCTTCTACACCCAAAGCACGGGCTCTCAGGCTGAACTGCAGCCCTTCCCCTGAAAATAAATCAAGTTTCCAGTTCTCATTGTTCTTAAGAAGGGCTGGTTTAAAGGAGAAGTGGCTTTACACTGGTCCGATTTAATATTTGTGTTCTGCTTTTCCCACAGCACATGTtgagctcaaagtggctcacaataatcataataacatttttttttttaagttgcaatCACTATCATACATATCGCACATAAATAAAGCGAACAACAAACTCATCAGAATAATCAATATTCAATAAAGTCGGACAATTGGCCCACCTcgttcaatactgtctacactgacaggcagtggcccTCTGGAATCTCAGACAGGGCATCCCCAGTCCTACCTCAAAGGCTGAGCTAAAAGAAAAATCTCTGAAATTTTCCCAGGGCAGTGAGAATTTTCCGctcaactctttttttaaaaaaaatatttttaataaaattttgcaCGATTTTATCATCACAATGTCATATCACATAACAGAAAAATACAATTCCCATGTCCCACCCCCCTTGTGACTTCCCTCAATttcctcttctggttttttatatatTGATTTCTCCTGCTGGTTTTGTTATTCTTACTTTTAAAGCCTTTAAAATAACTCTTATTATCCTCTTGATATTTTAACAACGTTGTTatattttctgtatttattttggtAGTTGTGTTTAATCAaaacctgctagtgagtccatttcaTTACATTGTTTCTGTAAGTATAACATAGAGGTTCTCTGTTTAGGGAACATTACGGGGCTTTAGAATTTCACCAGGGCCTCTTTCATCATTTCTTCTGAAATTTGCAAGACTCTTGCCCTGGAAGGGTGTCACAACCACAAGATCTTCTGTCTGGGCACATTGCAGGGTAAGAAATCTTAGCAGGACCTCTGCCTAGTGACCAAGTCCGCAAAGTCACAGGGAGGGCACAGGCTTCCTGCTAGCTGCCGCCTACCAGATATCGActcttggttgttgttttctaaGGTCTTCCTTACAAACAGCCTGTAAAAGCAGAATATATTGGACCCCattctgtttgttttaaaaagggctatctaaggtatctaaggacacgggtggcgctgtgggttaaaccacagagcctaggacttgccgatcagaaggtcggcggttcgaacccctgcgacgcggtgagctcccgttgctcggtccctgctcctgccaacccagcagttcgaaagcacgtcaaagtgcaagtagataaataggtaccgctccagcgggaaggtaaacggcgtttccatgcgctgctctggttcgccagaagcggcttagtcctgctggccacatgacccggaagctgtacgccggctccctaggccgataaagcgagatgagcgccgcaaccccagagtcatttgcgactggacctaaaggtcaggggtccctttacctttacctaaggtatctaactgttggagacgcaatagggataatgcttctctaaagcGTGGGTTTTTTCattgtgctatacagtggtacctctggttgtgaatggaatccattctggagccccgttcgcaacatgaaaggaatgcaacccgcgtctgtgcgtcTTTGCATTCCATCACACTGAGAACACTCACAGATGGGCCATTGCACTGACATTTACAATGATAAGGAATGGAATCTctcatatagatatatagatatatagatatatagatatatagatatatagatatatagatatatatagatatatatatagatatagatatgttgttgttgttgttgttgttgttgttgttgttgtttagtcgtttagtcgtgtccgactcttcgtgaccccatggaccagagcacgccaggcactcctgtcttccactgcctcccgcagtttggtcaaactcatgctggtagcttcaagaacaccatccaaccatctcatcctctgtcgcccccttctccttgtgccctccatctttcccaacatcaaggtcttttccagggagtcttctcttctcctgagggggccaaagtcttggagcctcagcttcaggatctgtccttccagtgagcactcagggctgatttccttcagaatggagaggtttgcagtccatgggactctcaagagtctcaccagaattcaaaagcatccattctttggcagtAGCAGTTACTTCCAGGAAGCTGGCTTTGCATCCCAGTGCACATTCCCAGCTTTCACTCCCACCCCACAGAATAGGGCTCCCCACAGGCCCTTTCACAGAACTGGGCTCAGAAAATACAGCCCTTTTCATGTGGGGTAGGAAAGATTTTTATGCCCGAGGGCTGCATTGCCGCATGCAACCTTCTGGGGGATGCATGTCTGGCAGAGCAAAAAATGTGAACCATCTCCACCACTCTCAGGCctcactccacacacacacacacacacacacacacacacacacagccacacaACCAGTGATGCTCGGTAGACCCTGAATGTCGGGTATCTGattgaaaggggggaaatggggagagggaaacaggagaggggagagaggggaaagcctTGCTTAGAAGGAATGGCTGTCTGGAAGCCTCCAGCACTTCCGATAGGCAAGAGGTTATACTGCAACTTTTTGTTGCAGCACACATCTTTTTTTGGTAACATAATAAGGAACTAGCTATTGCAGAATGCATGAACACAACAGAGGCAACAAAGAGCCTTTGGCAACGGGTAATACAAGTGGCGATGGAGAAACTCTTCTTGGTCTGGTGACAGGAGGAGTCCAGTTACTCAAGAGGAATGTCCTCTTTCCCCTGCAAAATATCGAATCTTTGTCTCCTTAGATCCTCTCCAGCCCTTAGCTAGAAATGGAGTTTGAGGGCTGCTGAGAGATTGGGATGGTGTCTCAGTATCGCTTTGACATTGCCTCTAAACTGCTGGGCTGGCTTGCCACCTATTCAGCCTGTAGATTCGTGAATCGgggccctttggtctgatccagctgatGGATATCTTTGAATATCTAAAGGGTGGTCACCTGGAAGATATTTTGATCAAGCTGAACAGAGGCTTTAGCTGAGAAGCTGAATCTCAGAGTTCCCCTGACTCTGAGAAAAGGGGAGCCTCGCCTGTTGgattcctgcctgcctgcacagCGCCGCAACCAGAAAATTTATATAtacagaaagagggagggggggtgTGGAGAGATAACAGGGAAGCCAAGAGAAACAAACTTTCCTGCCTCCCCCTCCATCTCACATTCCTGAGCGAATAAGGAAGGTGGGGCTTGTATGCTCTCCAAACAGGCAAGTCTGGCTTTGTCATTTCAAAGCAATTGCTCAAGCgaggagggaaagggggaggcCGTCtttttaacgggggggggggagcagggcgtTGGCTGGGCTGGGAGGGGCCACAGAGCCACCCGTTGCGCATCAAATCCCTTGCTCAGAGCTAGCTTTCCAACTCAGCGGCCGGCCAGCCAAGTCTCTGCGTCCTATCGACTGACACACTTTCTCCAGCACTATGGTAAGTTGACGCCCTGGCGCTTGGCACTCCTTGCAAGAGGGCAGAGGGATTTATGTGCCATGATGCGCAGGAACAGGGGAAGGGAGAACTCTCGTCCAGTTTTTCTAACGAGACAGCAGGCCCAGAAAGTTGGTTTCCGTTTACTGGGGAGGCAAAGCAGGGAGTAGAAAGGGCTTTGGCAGAGAGCTCATCCTCTCCGATTGAGGCTCCTGGAAGACACGCATGGCGCATAGCTGAGCCCTGTGGGCTCCAATTCTAGTTTTCCTCATTCGTTCGTGTTTGTCGCATGTAAGATGCCGCACGTTCCCTGCAGCAAACATTTCAATTGGGGAGGGAAGGCGCATGGCGGCGCATGGCGGTGCATGGTGGCGCATAGCTATGAGCCAGAGAGCCATGCATGGCCATGGTGTTTGctggtgctgtttttctagaagaatGAGCTGCCTAcatctcaccatgaacacctccctcattctcttataatggcaatgagaggtgccggaaccgaGTTCTGGTGAGCTGGGGAAAAATGCTCTGATGTTTGGAGAGAGGTGCGCCTCCCTTTCACTTTGAAACATGGCGGGCACACCCAACGTCTGAGATGCATGTCTTCCCTCAAAGGGCTGCAGGCCACAGATAGGGGGCCTGGCTGGATCCCACCAGAACCACTCAGAGCAAGGGTCAAAAATTGGCATTATTATCATAATAAGACCTCTGGAATCATTCCTGGCTAGTTTCAGTTGTGCTCAAGGGAGACCTAGGTAAGGGCGTGGCTGCATTTGCCACCTtgagacatgcacacacacccatagCGCACAGCACATCAGCTTGTGCGCCTCTATGCGCTGTAAAGGACGATGAGCATTTTGAGGCC
This genomic interval carries:
- the TCHH gene encoding trichohyalin, which codes for MPYLLGSICTIIGVFYKYAKRHGDCSTLNRREMKRLILKEFGEVIKNPSDPETVEMTFQLLDINGDGLVDFNEYLLLIFRVAKACYSHLQPRECLLQQGEARRALRERETRGEGRDDHHLREDEREGSYDRERRDSDRPRLRQLEAATRDEGRRDSFPREAVARGVERSRHARDLELRDDRGRDRPSREPQDSENEHEDWPRKSEEQADVGTRQQPLGDEPRRSDAGRRQLRHREPEMEEDHQRQSQERVQREDGERRPLLRDPRLREGGESERYSQDATQRDEDERRHQARETERQLEEEEDLRRPHVSGPRIDEESHNRRRAVQEIRSDYGRSRPSREPREREDGRREDYVREAERRSSRRDQRVSDARRDQRSDREPVDCDDERHSFPREGERRSRSRDAEQEQRRSQMPEEEYRERPRSSDPDYRVDEQRRQRQYTAQSREAELHEPDVRESERRRRQPVDQDEWNRPYPRESTTRAELEDQRGSHDPERRERQWSGLHPYERKPTDGERRRPQSRESELREGDRRRSQRRAQIPEDGRRREQCHQDEAQEEENLRRRRPLSGDLEPRDYESCRPQRREREPRGDGQRRQQYYDPEPLDRDVERRMPEAPESARREGRRGRQQYSDPDTQERGSRRRPQSRYSESREDERRRPEEADFSDDERERPQARESLSRPREDDRCYPSVGSRRECDRGRRQEYSGQRRTVDQSDDEQERRAPLRDTDAADDEQRQSQSRDIDTRDNQQQRRTQSRDTNGQRRSQRRTVDQSDNEQERRVPLRDIDAEDAEQRRPQSRDTEPRDSEQWRRTQSRDTDGQRRSQRCTVDQSRDEQERRAPLRDTDAEDAEQRRSQSCDIEPRNSEQRRRTQSRDTDGQRRNVDQSYDEQERRAPLRDIDAEDAEQRRSQSRDTEPRDSEQRRRTQSRDTDGQRRTVDQSRDEQERQTPLHDIDAEDAEQRRSQSRDTEPRDSEQRRRTQSRDTDGQRRTVDQSRDEQERQTPLRDIDAEDAEQRRSQSRDTEPRDSEQRRRTQSHDTDARDSGQRQALTRDTNQRDSEQQRRALSRHTGVRGSNEEQTQTHEVDPRRGDQRTQTQSHDTELRDSQQRRTQSHYSDATDGEQRKTQSGDPRCDGQQRRAPSQDTDATDVDRRQTQARGTDPREGEQQRRPQSRDAEPADVDQKQTPTRDADPRNDEQRRRVVSRDTEQSDGEQRQTQLHSVNARIAAARDGRQQRQAESRDTEQGASREEPRDSEPKDNVQRRQVVPETQVAQPSSARQAKPLAQDVEGSRAPPREVAPSVDMARRPRPREQEAAERVVGRQGPAESGEAQPRPSERERAQSREPQRSDGEQGRAHPRGPDPRQSTRGLCGLERAERSQPRQPGAQEGDSRRQQTQDPGSTDGKTSQPREPQAADRQRGRPNTEPRAEGKSEGREGVQEQQSRAAEQRQNPVQGVSCKEESGCPGSMERQSEEGDRSSPQAREAQPPLEEVGEPGAERPPGGAVSKTNPESSSQEKPGFLCGDKVPLVCNPLYQYLLAQKKQEQP